CGGCCAGACGCCGATGATCAGGGCCATCACGACGACGGTGACCAGCTCATGCGCGATGTTCAGCGTGGTCAGCTTGGTCGAGCGGCCCTCGAACGCGTCGTGCGTGATGAAGCGGGCGGCCGTGAAGCCCGCCCACAGCGTGACCGCGGTGACGATCGCACCCCAGAAGTATGATCCGCCGTAGAAGTGCCAGGCGATGACGGCGGCTCCGGCGAGCACCCAGGCCGTGATGAAGCTCACGATGACCGTGGTGATGATCGCCAGCACGGGATTGCCCGAGGGATTGTCGAGGTCCACGTTCGCGAGCTTCGACCAGCGTGTGCCGAACACGCCTCTGGCGTACCAGATCGAGCCGACGAGCATGCTCGACGCGGTGGCCAGCAGGACCGCCCAATAGTTGATCTCCGGAACCATGACAGCCTCCACTCCTCGGATGCCGCCACCCTACTCCCGACATCGCGCCCCCGGTCCCCGACACCTGCATGATCCCGCAACGGATGCATGACCCCGGCAGGAGAGGAGCTCATGCATCCGGAAAGGCCTCATGCAAAACGCCCGCACGCGCTCCGCGCAGCGCGCGCCTCCGAACCGATTCGACTCCCGCCCTGGCAAGAATGTAAGCGTTTGCAGTAGCCTGTTCCGCATGGCACAGCTTGAGCAGATCGCAGCCCCCGGTTCCGAGTGGTGGCGCAGCGCCGTCATCTACCAGATCTACCCCCGCTCCTTCGCGGATGCCTCGGGCGACGGCATCGGCGACCTGCCGGGCATCACCAGCCGCCTCGATGCACTGCAGGAACTGGGCGTCGACGCGATCTGGCTGAGCCCGTTCATGACCAGCCCGCAGCGCGATGCCGGATACGACGTCGCCGACTACCGCGACGTCGACCCGCTCTTCGGCACCCTCGCCGACTTCGACCTGATGCTCGAAGAAGCGCACGCCCGTGGCATCCGCGTGATCGTGGATCTGGTCCCCAACCACTCCTCCGACCAGCACGTCTGGTTCCAGGAAGCGCTCAAGGCGGCGCCCGGCAGCCCGGAGCGCGCGCGCTACATCTTCCGCGACGGCAAGGGGGAGAACGGCGAACTCCCGCCGAACAACTGGGAGTCCGTGTTCGGCGGTGGCATGTGGGAGCGCGTCG
Above is a window of Microbacterium aurugineum DNA encoding:
- a CDS encoding DUF1761 domain-containing protein, with the translated sequence MVPEINYWAVLLATASSMLVGSIWYARGVFGTRWSKLANVDLDNPSGNPVLAIITTVIVSFITAWVLAGAAVIAWHFYGGSYFWGAIVTAVTLWAGFTAARFITHDAFEGRSTKLTTLNIAHELVTVVVMALIIGVWPPALG